GGCAGAGAGCGGCGCTTCGGCGCCGGGATGCGTCTTCAGCGATTTGCGCGGCGTGCTGAAGCCGATGCCGCACAGATAGCCGGCCGCATCCGGGCCTTGCGGCGCGCCGTTGGCGCGGACGATCTCGACCAGCACGTCGAATTCGTCGGACTTGCCGTGCTTCACGATCCGATATGCCGCCGGCACGGCTACGCCGAATCCGCGCGTCCGGTCGGCATAGCGGCGCTCGGCGTCGCTGGCGGGCTCGTCGATCATCTGGAACCGCACCGGCAGCATCAGGATTTGCCTGTCGGCGTACATGTCGCTGGTGAAGGCGGGCAGCGGGCTGGCGCGCCGGACCATGCGGACCGCGGCCTTGTCGACGGCGACATAGCCCGAGGAGCTGGCCAGGTCCACCGCGTCGATCTTGCCGTCCCGCAGGACGGTGAGGCGCAGGCGCAGGCTTAGGGGACCGTCAAGTTCGTACGCCTCCTTGGGCATTTCCAGATGGCTCTGCAGCTTGCGCATTGCGCCGGTGGTCCACTCGGCCTGATTGGCGGGGGCGGCGGCTGAAACCGCCGTGGACGCGCACAAGGCGATCGCGGCCATGGCGCAGGCGCGTATCGGCCAGTTCATGTGGGCAAGTCTCCTGGGGATGCGGCGCCCGCCGGCTGGGCGCACCGGCGCAGCATAACCCGGACGCGCACGCTTCAGCGCTGCCCCGACGCCAACTCATCGAACAGCAGATCGCCGCCCATCTGTCCGCCCTTGAGCATCAGCTCTATGCCGTCGGTCACGGGGTCGTCGCTGCGCGTCAGGCTGACGGTGACGCCGGGCGCCAGCACGCAGCGGAACGCCAGGCCCCAGACGCCCAGGGCCAGCGTCGCCTGGCTGGAGGTATCGCCGCCGGCGATGCCGATGCGCGACAGGCGCGCGCCGGCTTGCGCGCTGGCGCGCACGATGTCCGCCACCAGTTGGCCGGTGGCGCGGGCGGTTGCAGCGGTCTGATGCGGGGCGAGGGGCTGGGCGGGCCGGTCGGTGTGCGCCAGTACGTTGCGGCCCTGTGCCAGCGTGGCGGCGGCCAGCTGCGCCTGTTGCGCGGCATAGGCAGGGTCCCGCAAGAGCCGTTCCGCCTGCAGCGGCTGGCGCTGGTACTGCCGGCACGCGGCGATCTGCCTGGCCGTGACCGGAGACAGGCTGCCGGCGACCGCCAGCACCGGACCCGAGGCCGCTTGCAGCGGCGCGGCCGCGGCGCTTGTGCCGCCGGTTGGCATGGCGCGGGCCAGCGCCTGCTGCACGCTGCTGGGGCCGACCGCCAGCAGCGGCAGGCAGGACGCCGCGCGCCAGATGAGGCGGCCGATGATGGCCAGCTGTTCTTCGTCGACCAGATCCAGCAGCAGCGGCCCGTCGGTACTGTCGATGACCTGGTTCATCCAGTCATCCAGCAGCGGCGCATCCGCCGCCCGCCGCAGGCGCGGGTAGGCCGTGTGCGGCAAGGAGCGGATGTCCGCCAAGCCCTGCGCCGCCAGGTGCAGGCGCAGGTCGGCCTCGTGCATGGGGGTGACGGGATGCGCGCTCATGACCGGATGGCGGTCGATGCGGTGGATCTCGGGCGCGGACCCCGCGCGCGCGAACAGCTGGGCGAAGCTGCAATAGCGGCCGATGCTGGGCTGCCCGCCCACGATAGGCACCAGCGGGTTGGGCATGTGGCGGCGCAGCTCGCGCACGGCTGCGCCGATGCTGCCCACATGCGGCGCGCTGTCGAAGGTGGAGCAGCACTTGTAGTGCAGCACGCGCACGCCCGCGCCCGCCATGTAGCGGCCCACGGCGCGCAGTTCGGCCTGCATGTCGGCCGGCGTCATGCCGCGCGCCGCGCCCGCGATGCCGATGGCGTCCAGCGGCCCGGCGCGCTCCAGTTGTTCCTGCGTGGGCACGCCCAGGAACAGCAGGCTGCGCAGGCCGGCGCGGGCGGTTTCGGCCAGCGTGTCGGTGGCGCCGGTGAAGTCGTCGCCGTACCAGCCCAGCCGCGGCCGCGTTTCTTCTTGCGCCGCTGAATTCATGCGCGGCCGCCGAAGCGCTCGATGGCGCGGCGCAGTTCCGGCGCGTTGCGCGCGTAGTCTTCCAGGCGCTCGCCGTCGCGCATGGCCTGCCAGGCCTGGCGGATGCTGAGCACGCCCGCGGCGGGGCCGTCTGGGTGGGCGAGGATGCCGCCGCCGGACATGAACAGCAGATCGTCGCAGCGCACGGCGGCCCAGGTGGCGGGCACGGTGCCGGCCCATTGTCCGGACGAGAATGCTGGCATGACGGGGTCGTCGATCCCGGGAGTCAGCGAGGCCAGGCAGTCGCGCGCCGACTCGACGACTTCGGCGTCTTCCTGGGCGAACTTGCCCTGCAGGCCGTGCACGTGCATATGGTCCACGCCGGCCAGTCGCCATAGCGTCTGGTAGGCCTGGAAGCCCACGCCCAGCAAGGGGGCACGAGACAGCGCGCCGTAGCCGTTGCGATGTCCATGCAGCGCCAGCGGCGTGCCGCGGCGCAGGGTCTGGATGGCCGAGTAGCCGCAATGGTTCAGGCTGGCCATGACGCAGGTGCCGCCTTCGCGTTCAATCAGGTCTGCGTGGCGGCGCATGGCGTCGGTTTCGTCGCTGATGTTGAACGCCACCATGACCTGGCGCCCGGTGCGTTCGCGGTGCGCGCGCACCACCGCCATGACGGCGGCGACGCGCTGGGCCAGCGGCGCGTGGGCGGGGTTGGCGCAGACCTCGTCGTCCTTGATGAAGTCCACGCCCGCGGCGCACAGCTGGGCCGCCAGGTGCGCGGTCTGTTCGGGCGACAGGCCGACGTTGGGCTTGATGATGGTGCCTATCAGCGGACCGTGGGCCACGCCGGTCAGTTGGCGCGTGCCGGCGATGCCCGCGCGCGGCATGTCGAATTGGGCGCGGTAGTTGGCCGGCAGCTCCATGCTTTCCAGGCGCAGCCCGGTGACTTCGCCCAGGTCGTACAGGTTGCCGCCTACCGTGGCAGCCAGCGTCGGCAGGTTGGCGCCGACGTTGGCGACGGGAAAGGCGATGCGCACGCGGGCGCGCTGGTAGCGGCCGGGCATGCCGCCCGGCTGGCGCGCCAGCCAGGCGTTGGGCAGGCTGGGCGCGGACACGGATTCCAGGGGCTCGATGGACTCGATGCGCGCGCGGGCACGGGCGCGCAGCTCGTCGGTTTCGCCCTGCACCCGGGTAAAGGTGCCGCAGGATTGCTCGCCGGCCATGATCTCCGCGACCCTTGCGGGGTCCAGCGGGGTTTCGATCAGGTAGGTGGCGCTAAACGATTGGGAATTCATGGCGGCGGTGGCGGGTAAGGGAATCAGATCCGGTTGAGGTCGGGAAAGGGGCGCACGGGGTCCTTGCCGTCCCAATCGCGGGCGCTGTCGCGGATCAGGTCGAACAGGCGGCCCTTGGGACCGGCGACTTCGGACAGTTCGATCACGGTGCCCGGGTGATACTCGGTGTCGAAGTAGATGAAGCGGCCTTTCTCGCCCACTTCGCCGCTCATCTTGGGCTTGAAGCCTTGCGCCAGCAGGCGTTCCAGGTCGGCGTCGTAGCTTTCGGTCCAGTAGGCCACGTGCTGCAGCCCGGTGCGGCCGGCCTGCAGGAAGTCGCGGTACATGGAGGGCACGTCGTTGCGGGTCTGGATCAGTTCGACCTGCACGAAGCCGGAGTTGGCCAGCGCTACCGAGTTGTGCGGTTCGTGGCGCGCGCCGTCGTACTGGTAGTTGACGATGGGCACGCGCGGGTTGTAGTACCAGGGGCCCACGCCCAGCGTGCTGCTCCAGTAGTCCATGGCGGCTTCGATGTCGTGCACCACATAACCGAGTTGGCGGATTTCGCCCAGGAAACGACTCATGATGGATTCTTTGCGGGAGAGGTTTGAGGATGTCGGGAGGATGCGGCCCGCTGCGGGCCGCGGATCTCACAGGAAACCGATGGAGAACCAGGGGAAGGCGGCGACGATCACCAGGCCCACCAGCAGCGCGGCGACGTAGCCCCAGATCGGGCCGATGCCTTCGTTGGGATCGACGCGGCTGATGGCGCAGGCGCCGTAGTAGCCCACGCCGAAGGGCGGCGCGAACAGGCCTATGCCCATGGCGAAGATCACGACCATGGCGTAGTGCACCTCATGCACGCCGGCCTGCGCCGCGATCGGGAACAGCAGCGGGCCGAACAGCACGATGGCGGGTATGCCTTCCAGCACGCTGCCGAGGATGATGAAGGCCACGATGGACACGGCCAGGAAGCCGTAGCTGCCGCCGGGCATGCCGGCCATCAGCTTTGCCAGGTCGCCGGAGAAGCCGGACTGCGTCAGCGCCCAGGCCATGGCCGTGGCGCAGCCCACGATCAGCATGATGGCGCCCGACAACGAGGCGGTCTCGATCAGCATGGGCTTCAAGCGGGCCCAGTCGAAGCGCCGGTAGATCAGCAGGCCGACCACGGCCGAGTACACGATGCCTATGGTCGAGACCTCGGTGGCGGTGGCCACGCCTTCGACCACCGCGGCGCGGATCACGAAGGGCAGGGCCACGGCGGGCAGGGCGATGACGAAGAAGCGTCCGATCTCGCGGGCGCTGAAGCGCTGCGCCAGGCTCAGGTCTTCCTTGCGGTAACGCCACCACACCACCGAGCACAGGGCCAGGCCCAGCACCACGGCCGGCAGCAGCCCGCCGGTGAAGAGCGCGGCGATGGACACGCCCGTCACCGAGCCGATGGTGATGAGCACGATGGACGGCGGAATGGTCTCGGTCTGCGCGCCGGTGGCGGACAGCAGCGCCACCAGGTCGCCGGGCTTGGCGCCGCGCTTCTGCATTTCCGGGAACAGCACGGGCGCGATGGCCGCCATGTCGGCGATCTTGGAACCCGAGATGCCGGACACCAGGTACATCGCGCCGATCAGCACGTAGGACAGCCCGCCGCGTACGTGGCCCAACAGGCTGGCCAGGAACTGGATCATGGCGCGCGCCATGCCGGTCATCTCGATCAGCGAACCCAGGAAGATGAAGAGCGGCACCGCCAGCAGCATCAGGTGCGACATGCCCTCGTCCAGCCGGCCCACCATCACCACCATGGGCGTGTTGGTGGTCAGGGCCAGGTAGGAGAACGTGGCCAGCGCAAACGAGAACGCGATGGGCACGCCCGAGAACACCGTGGCGGCGACGATGCCCACGAAG
The sequence above is drawn from the Achromobacter xylosoxidans genome and encodes:
- a CDS encoding energy transducer TonB produces the protein MNWPIRACAMAAIALCASTAVSAAAPANQAEWTTGAMRKLQSHLEMPKEAYELDGPLSLRLRLTVLRDGKIDAVDLASSSGYVAVDKAAVRMVRRASPLPAFTSDMYADRQILMLPVRFQMIDEPASDAERRYADRTRGFGVAVPAAYRIVKHGKSDEFDVLVEIVRANGAPQGPDAAGYLCGIGFSTPRKSLKTHPGAEAPLSAAERMAAAEAILAAQGESPEQRSGFELQGAKGIDYVAPAGARPDGTRLREYNALVDTATLRVAMLCTVANEDMPAALSAFRKIRDGISLGGQAPGPAAR
- a CDS encoding four-carbon acid sugar kinase family protein; this translates as MNSAAQEETRPRLGWYGDDFTGATDTLAETARAGLRSLLFLGVPTQEQLERAGPLDAIGIAGAARGMTPADMQAELRAVGRYMAGAGVRVLHYKCCSTFDSAPHVGSIGAAVRELRRHMPNPLVPIVGGQPSIGRYCSFAQLFARAGSAPEIHRIDRHPVMSAHPVTPMHEADLRLHLAAQGLADIRSLPHTAYPRLRRAADAPLLDDWMNQVIDSTDGPLLLDLVDEEQLAIIGRLIWRAASCLPLLAVGPSSVQQALARAMPTGGTSAAAAPLQAASGPVLAVAGSLSPVTARQIAACRQYQRQPLQAERLLRDPAYAAQQAQLAAATLAQGRNVLAHTDRPAQPLAPHQTAATARATGQLVADIVRASAQAGARLSRIGIAGGDTSSQATLALGVWGLAFRCVLAPGVTVSLTRSDDPVTDGIELMLKGGQMGGDLLFDELASGQR
- a CDS encoding ribulose-bisphosphate carboxylase large subunit family protein — its product is MNSQSFSATYLIETPLDPARVAEIMAGEQSCGTFTRVQGETDELRARARARIESIEPLESVSAPSLPNAWLARQPGGMPGRYQRARVRIAFPVANVGANLPTLAATVGGNLYDLGEVTGLRLESMELPANYRAQFDMPRAGIAGTRQLTGVAHGPLIGTIIKPNVGLSPEQTAHLAAQLCAAGVDFIKDDEVCANPAHAPLAQRVAAVMAVVRAHRERTGRQVMVAFNISDETDAMRRHADLIEREGGTCVMASLNHCGYSAIQTLRRGTPLALHGHRNGYGALSRAPLLGVGFQAYQTLWRLAGVDHMHVHGLQGKFAQEDAEVVESARDCLASLTPGIDDPVMPAFSSGQWAGTVPATWAAVRCDDLLFMSGGGILAHPDGPAAGVLSIRQAWQAMRDGERLEDYARNAPELRRAIERFGGRA
- a CDS encoding VOC family protein is translated as MSRFLGEIRQLGYVVHDIEAAMDYWSSTLGVGPWYYNPRVPIVNYQYDGARHEPHNSVALANSGFVQVELIQTRNDVPSMYRDFLQAGRTGLQHVAYWTESYDADLERLLAQGFKPKMSGEVGEKGRFIYFDTEYHPGTVIELSEVAGPKGRLFDLIRDSARDWDGKDPVRPFPDLNRI
- a CDS encoding TRAP transporter large permease subunit; translated protein: MSSLSAPHAAPQALPAHPLRRAAGALDALLGSVVEHVAAAIVLVEIAVLFAGVVARYALHSPLVWSDELASILFLWLSMLGAVVALRRGEHMRMTALVNNVSPARRAQLETLALAASLAFLALILAPAVEYAHEEHFIITPALELSNAWRAAAIPVGMGLMAVVALLRLLRTQTAPQMLAALAGAAAVVALFWVAQPLFATLGKLNLLIFFVGIVAATVFSGVPIAFSFALATFSYLALTTNTPMVVMVGRLDEGMSHLMLLAVPLFIFLGSLIEMTGMARAMIQFLASLLGHVRGGLSYVLIGAMYLVSGISGSKIADMAAIAPVLFPEMQKRGAKPGDLVALLSATGAQTETIPPSIVLITIGSVTGVSIAALFTGGLLPAVVLGLALCSVVWWRYRKEDLSLAQRFSAREIGRFFVIALPAVALPFVIRAAVVEGVATATEVSTIGIVYSAVVGLLIYRRFDWARLKPMLIETASLSGAIMLIVGCATAMAWALTQSGFSGDLAKLMAGMPGGSYGFLAVSIVAFIILGSVLEGIPAIVLFGPLLFPIAAQAGVHEVHYAMVVIFAMGIGLFAPPFGVGYYGACAISRVDPNEGIGPIWGYVAALLVGLVIVAAFPWFSIGFL